One window of the Pieris rapae chromosome 11, ilPieRapa1.1, whole genome shotgun sequence genome contains the following:
- the LOC123689536 gene encoding uncharacterized protein LOC123689536 has protein sequence MAGKTWTRLIYDKEKWRKMGEAFAHTNTYEVLENHNQLQPHKSRLSFLYLNARSIRVKGKFDELKCILKTISKTVHIVLITETWITNETQAQEMNLPNYTHYFNYRSDFRGGGVSTYVHNSIRHSLSESTYKDGNNYLWVKLDRYATEIGLVYNPGDTNFLKFLEDLRSQLVQRKRAVVFGDFNIDLVKKSDKQTKQYMDVMDEAGYSIINKIQKKYCTRDSKTRKSIIDHVCTNLRDDCFHMAFIETGMSDHRQLYIELKKSKAPQLIYSEYEAIDYSRFYKLFKTYNLDIATLDYSLLEETIKDCVRKCKQVKKKILNPPQKDWINGEAINAINYRNQLWAEQKKDPTNIVVQAQYTTARDEVKRKIKETKDNYFSNEFVKYANNPKKMWSLINKLASNKLNKDCTPSKLIIDTKELTQTTDICAAFNTYFSTIGLKLANEIPTQFHTNFTLALPQSLNAELSNFSPCTTLEITNIIKTLDTNCSTGIDGINTKTIKCIINDLSEYLSVCFNKLLHKGEFPDSLKKAKVTPIYKSGNQKAALYQSQSILSVI, from the exons ATGGCTGGAAAGACCTGGACGAGATTGATATACGATAAGGAAAAATGGAGGAAAATGGGGGAAGCCTTTGCCC ATACGAATACCTATGAAGTCTTAGAAAACCATAATCAGCTACAGCCGCACAAGTCACGCTTATCGTTCTTATACCTTAATGCTAGGAGTATCCGAGTGAAAGGCAAATTTGATGAACTcaaatgcattttaaaaacaatttctaaaaCTGTTCATATCGTACTCATAACAGAAACATGGATCACTAATGAAACTCAGGCCCAAGAGATGAATCTACCAAACTACActcattatttcaattatagatCGGATTTTAGAGGTGGTGGAGTCTCAACTTATGTCCATAACAGTATAAGACATAGTTTGTCTGAGTCAACATATAAAGACGGCAACAACTACCTGTGGGTCAAATTAGACAGATATGCCACCGAAATTGGACTTGTATATAATCCTGGAGATACAAACTTCCTAAAGTTTTTAGAAGATCTTCGATCGCAACTAGTACAAAGAAAGAGGGCTGTAGTTTTCGgggattttaatatagatttagtGAAAAAGAGTGATAAACAAACTAAGCAATATATGGATGTAATGGACGAGGCTGGATATAGCatcataaacaaaattcagaaaaaatattgtacacgTGACTCGAAAACACGAAAATCAATAATCGACCACGTATGTACAAATCTAAGAGATGACTGTTTTCATATGGCATTTATTGAGACTGGAATGTCTGACCATAGGCaactttatattgaattaaaaaaatccaaagcCCCACAATTGATATATTCTGAATATGAAGCCATTGATTATTCaagattttacaaattattcaaGACCTACAATTTAGATATAGCAACACTTGATTATTCTCTACTAGAAGAGACCATTAAGGACTGTGTAAGGAAATGTAAACAAGTGAAGAAAAAGATACTTAATCCACCTCAGAAAGATTGGATAAATGGAGAAGCTAttaatgcaattaattatagaaaccaATTATGGGCTGAACAGAAAAAAGATCCTACAAATATAGTTGTTCAAGCACAATATACTACTGCAAGAGACGAGGTCAAAAGAAAGATAAAGGAAACTAAAGATAATTACTTCTCCAACGAATTTGTTAAATACGCTAATAACCCAAAAAAAATGTGgagtctaataaataaattggctagtaacaaattaaacaaagattGCACACcttcaaaacttataatagACACCAAAGAGTTAACTCAAACAACCGATATTTGTGCAgcttttaatacatacttttctACCATAGGGCTGAAACTAGCTAATGAAATACCAACACAATTTCacactaattttacattagcaCTTCCTCAAAGTCTTAATGCTGAATTATCTAACTTCAGTCCATGCACAACActtgaaataacaaatataataaaaacactagaCACAAATTGCAGTACTGGAATAGATGGAATCAATACTAAAACCATAAAATGCATTATCAATGATCTCTCTGAATATCTCTCGGTCTGCTTTAATAAGCTGCTGCATAAAGGTGAATTTCCGGATTCTCTAAAGAAAGCCAAAGTTActcctatttataaatcaggCA ATCAAAAAGCAGCACTTTATCAGTCACAGTCGATCTTATCAGTcatataa